A stretch of Argiope bruennichi chromosome 10, qqArgBrue1.1, whole genome shotgun sequence DNA encodes these proteins:
- the LOC129988148 gene encoding uncharacterized protein LOC129988148 — MKFVFLLALIPAVLICIESYVGEQQMVYYAPINPDQCDWPNNQDCLAPTVQYAPSKYSAEHPVESYFWPIRRTFCPKRYSWPCFRKVNECCSDYDCDPIQLCCFENCGNTCQFPVSFPTDGIKVNKHDPHCRVDPMFIRVPIPPIIKG, encoded by the exons atgaagtTTGTTTTCCTACTAGCTCTGATTCCTGCTGTCCTTATCTGCATCGAAAGTTACGTAG GTGAACAACAAATGGTGTATTACGCGCCAATAAATCCGGATCAATGTGATTGGCCCAACAATCAAGATTGCTTGGCACCAACTGTCCAATATGCTCCTTCGAAGTACTCCGCGGAACACCCTGTTGAATCGTACTTTTGGCCCATTCGCAGAA CTTTCTGTCCAAAGAGATACTCATGGCCTTGTTTCCGAAAAGTCAACGAATGTTGCTCGGATTACGACTGCGATCCAATACAGCTATGCTGTTTCGAAAACTGCGGTAACACCTGCCAGTTCCCAGTCTCTTTCCCAACAGACGGTATAAAAGTGAACAAACACGATCCACACTGTCGCGTGGACCCGATGTTTATAAGAGTGCCCATTCCTCCAATCATTAAAGGCTGA
- the LOC129988146 gene encoding lamin Dm0-like, translating to MATKMSRRTLNISHEVRSPSPQVSTSSDRRRSNLSPTRITRIQEKAELQNLNDRLATYIDTVRNLEQENQRLTTLIRTTQETTTKEVTNVKNCYEKELSEVRKVLDITAKEKAKLQLEADKWKNEADELRLKLLKKEKDLANAEKQAKTSDILNQDLQKRVSSLSAENRRLENQLRDALAENEDLSKQLAAIKKKLDDETLTRVDLENRLQSAREELAFKETVYQREITETRHLKETEISELNSQLAENYEQKLADTLGELREQYETQLRMNKDEIETIYETKIADLQKKLDRTSDFSNSYRDELRTLKTKVDSLSSKNNSLESTNISLLNRIKDLEKMLEQERDWHADALNAKDEELRNLRNEMEQQLTEYRELLDIKVALDMEIAAYRKLLEGEELRLNISPSSSRASSPQPSRSTPLRSHKRRRILTDSERTSSGIQTSAKSSGEIDVADHDMQGKFVKIHNKGKQEISLGSWQLVQKGESAEVTYKFPRATVIKPNATITVWSSNSGVSANPPQNLVMKNQSWCSSSSLLTTLLNSNGEEAASRESLKVSESSEIHHMEE from the exons ATGGCTACCAAAATGAGTCGACGAACACTAAATATATCTCACGAAGTTCGGAGTCCGAGCCCTCAGGTTTCCACCAGTTCAGATCGTCGTAGATCAAATTTAAGTCCAACACGTATCACAAGGATTCAAGAAAAGGccgaattacaaaatttaaatgatagaCTAGCCACTTATATAGACACAGTCCGAAATTTGGAACAAGAGAACCAACGATTAACAACCCTTATCCGTACAACTCAAGAAACAACTACCAAGGAGGTTACGAATGTTAAAAATTGCTATGAAAAGGAACTGTCTGAGGTGCGGAAAGTATTGGATATCACCGCTAAAGAGAAAGCGAAACTACAGCTCGAGGCTGATAAGTGGAAAAATGAAGCAGACGAATTACGCTTGaa actcttgaaaaaagaaaaagatttagcCAATGCTGAGAAACAAGCTAAAAcatctgatattttaaatcaagatCTTCAGAAGAGAGTTTCTTCACTTAGTGCTGAAAACAGAAGATTAGAAAATCAGCTTAGA gatGCTTTGGCTGAAAACGAAGATTTATCCAAGCAATTGGCTGCAATAAAGAAAAAGCTGGATGATGAAACTTTAACTAGAGTAGACTTAGAAAACAGGCTACAGAGTGCTAGAGAAGAATTGGCTTTTAAAGAAACAGTATATCAAAGA GAAATTACTGAGACAAGACatttgaaagaaacagaaatctcAGAGTTGAATAGTCAACTCGCTGAAAATTATGAGCAGAAGCTGGCTGACACATTAGGCGAATTACGAGAACAATATGAAACTCAGCTGCGAATGAACAAAGATGAAATTGAAACCATATACGAAACTAAG atAGCTGATTTACAAAAGAAGTTGGATCGAACTTCAGATTTCTCCAACTCCTACAGAGATGAACTAAGAACACTGAAGACTAAAGTGGATAgcctgagttcaaaaaataatagCCTGGAATCTACA AACATTTCCTTATTGAACCGAATTAAAGATCTCGAAAAGATGTTGGAACAGGAACGAGACTGGCATGCTGATGCATTGAATGCAAAAGATGAAGAGTTACGTAACCTAAGAAATGAAATGGAGCAGCAGCTGACCGAGTATCGTGAACTTTTAGACATCAAGGTAGCATTGGACATGGAAATAGCAGCATACAGGAAACTTCTTGAAGGGGAAGAACTGCG ATTGAACATCAGTCCCTCAAGTTCACGAGCTAGCAGTCCTCAACCATCCAGGTCAACACCCTTGCGATCTCATAAACGAAGACGCATTCTAACTGATTCTGAAAGAACAAGCTCTGGTATTCAGACATCTGCAAAATCCTCTGGGGAAATTGATGTAGCTGATCATGATATGCAgggaaaatttgtcaaaattcatAATAAAGGAAAACAA gaAATTTCTTTAGGAAGTTGGCAACTAGTACAAAAAGGTGAAAGTGCTGAAGTTACTTACAAGTTTCCTCGTGCTACTGTTATCAAACCAAATGCAACAATTACA GTTTGGAGTTCCAATAGTGGTGTTTCAGCTAATCCACCTCAGAATTTGGTAATGAAGAATCAGTCTTGGTGTTCATCATCTTCGCTTTTAACTACACTTTTGAATAGTAATGGAGAG gaAGCAGCCTCTAGAGAATCTCTTAAAGTCTCAGAGAGTTCAGAAATTCATCATATGGAGGAATA A